In one Tessaracoccus palaemonis genomic region, the following are encoded:
- the mmsA gene encoding multiple monosaccharide ABC transporter ATP-binding protein, with amino-acid sequence MDDTNLILEMRDITKTFPGVKALSDVTLKVKRGEIHAICGENGAGKSTLMKVLSGVYPAGTYEGEIYFEGELCQFGSINDSEHAGIVIIHQELALVPLLSIAENIFLGNEQKTNGRIDWHKTNAEAAKLLARVGLDENPVTPINQIGVGKQQLVEIAKALSKRVKLLILDEPTAALNDSDSAHLLDLLRHLKEQGITSIMISHKLNEITAIADSTTVIRDGSTIETIERGPDMTQERIIKGMVGRDLEHLYPDHEPKIGGEILRVENWTVMHPTQAGRKVSDAASFNVHAGEIVGIAGLMGAGRTELAMSVFGQSYGRKVDGKMFLHGKEVDFTSVDQAINAGVAYATEDRKRYGLNLIEDIRRNISAASLPKITKGVAVNSNEEIRIAESYRKSMRIKTPSVMSIVGQLSGGNQQKVVLSKWMMTEPEVLILDEPTRGIDVGAKYEIYTIINQLADAGKAVVVISSELPELLGICDRIYTLAFGRITGQQPKGEATQESLMKLMTKEREVA; translated from the coding sequence ATGGACGACACCAACCTCATCCTGGAGATGCGCGACATCACCAAGACCTTCCCGGGTGTCAAGGCGCTCTCCGACGTGACCCTCAAGGTCAAGCGGGGCGAGATCCACGCGATCTGCGGCGAGAACGGCGCGGGCAAGTCCACCCTCATGAAGGTGCTCTCCGGCGTCTACCCCGCGGGCACGTACGAGGGCGAGATCTACTTCGAAGGCGAGCTGTGCCAGTTCGGGTCGATCAACGACTCCGAGCACGCAGGCATCGTCATCATCCACCAGGAGCTTGCGCTCGTCCCGCTGCTGTCGATCGCCGAGAACATCTTCCTCGGCAACGAGCAGAAGACGAACGGCCGTATCGACTGGCACAAGACCAACGCGGAGGCGGCAAAGCTGCTCGCCCGCGTCGGCCTGGACGAGAACCCGGTCACGCCGATCAACCAGATCGGCGTCGGCAAGCAGCAGCTCGTGGAGATCGCCAAGGCCCTCTCCAAGCGCGTGAAGCTGCTCATCCTCGACGAGCCCACCGCGGCCCTCAACGACTCCGACTCCGCGCACCTGCTTGACCTGCTGCGCCACCTCAAGGAGCAGGGGATCACGTCGATCATGATCTCCCACAAGCTCAACGAGATCACCGCGATCGCCGACTCCACGACGGTCATCCGCGACGGCTCGACCATCGAGACCATCGAGCGCGGGCCCGACATGACGCAGGAACGCATCATCAAGGGCATGGTCGGTCGTGATCTCGAGCACCTCTACCCGGACCACGAGCCGAAGATCGGCGGAGAGATCCTGAGGGTCGAGAACTGGACGGTCATGCACCCGACGCAGGCGGGCCGCAAGGTCTCTGACGCCGCGAGCTTCAACGTCCACGCTGGCGAGATCGTCGGCATCGCCGGCCTGATGGGCGCCGGACGCACCGAGCTCGCCATGAGCGTCTTCGGGCAGTCCTACGGCCGGAAGGTCGACGGGAAGATGTTCCTGCACGGCAAGGAGGTCGACTTCACCAGCGTCGATCAGGCCATCAACGCAGGCGTCGCCTACGCGACGGAGGACCGCAAGCGCTACGGCCTGAACCTGATCGAGGACATCCGCCGCAACATCTCCGCCGCGTCGCTCCCGAAGATCACCAAGGGCGTCGCGGTCAACTCCAACGAAGAGATCCGCATCGCCGAGAGCTACCGCAAGTCCATGCGGATCAAGACGCCTTCCGTGATGAGCATCGTCGGACAGCTGTCCGGCGGCAACCAGCAGAAGGTCGTCCTCAGCAAGTGGATGATGACCGAGCCAGAGGTGCTGATCCTCGACGAGCCCACCCGCGGCATCGACGTCGGCGCCAAGTACGAGATCTACACGATCATCAACCAGCTGGCCGACGCCGGGAAGGCCGTCGTGGTCATCTCGTCGGAGCTGCCCGAGCTGCTCGGCATCTGTGACCGCATCTACACCCTCGCCTTCGGCCGGATCACCGGACAGCAGCCGAAGGGCGAAGCAACTCAGGAGAGCCTCATGAAGCTCATGACCAAAGAGAGGGAAGTCGCCTAA
- the mmsB gene encoding multiple monosaccharide ABC transporter permease translates to MNAIKDIFSKNLRQSGIVFAFVAIVVLFTIVTGGTLLAPNNVSNLVLQYSYILILAIGMLFVIVVGHIDLSVGSVMALVGAVSATLVIKQSMPWWVGVLAGLAVGIVIGIWHGFWVAYVGIPGFIVTLSGMLLFRGMTFLVLNNVSLSPMTPEYQMIASGFLNGLLGGNGFDLFTILIGVVGCVGYAWTQWSSRRARIRYDQVVESMPLFIIKIVVVAAVVMFFMWKLSTSRGFPIVLIILAALVLIYSFVSKSTIYGRHVFAIGGNLNAAMLSGVKVKRRIFQVYVNMGLLTGIAGIVFSSRTNGAQPAAGNGVELDAIAACFIGGAAVTGGVGTVIGAMVGGLVMAVMSNGMQLLGFQQYMQQIVKGLVLLLAVAFDVWNKRRAVSAKA, encoded by the coding sequence ATGAACGCCATCAAGGACATCTTCTCCAAGAACCTCCGCCAGAGCGGCATCGTGTTCGCGTTCGTGGCCATCGTGGTCCTGTTCACGATCGTGACCGGGGGCACACTGCTCGCCCCCAACAACGTGTCGAACCTGGTGCTGCAGTACTCCTACATCCTGATCCTCGCGATCGGCATGCTGTTCGTGATCGTCGTCGGGCACATCGACCTGTCGGTCGGCTCGGTGATGGCCCTCGTGGGCGCCGTCTCCGCAACGCTCGTCATCAAGCAGAGCATGCCGTGGTGGGTGGGCGTCCTCGCCGGCCTCGCCGTCGGCATCGTGATCGGCATCTGGCACGGCTTCTGGGTCGCCTACGTCGGCATCCCGGGCTTCATCGTGACCCTGTCGGGCATGCTCCTGTTCCGCGGCATGACCTTCCTGGTCCTGAACAACGTCTCGCTGTCGCCCATGACGCCCGAGTACCAGATGATCGCCAGCGGCTTCCTGAACGGCCTGTTAGGCGGCAACGGGTTCGACCTGTTCACCATCCTGATCGGTGTCGTCGGCTGCGTCGGCTACGCCTGGACCCAGTGGAGCAGCCGCCGCGCCCGCATCCGCTACGACCAGGTCGTCGAGTCGATGCCGCTGTTCATCATCAAGATCGTCGTGGTCGCCGCCGTCGTCATGTTCTTCATGTGGAAGCTGTCGACGAGCCGTGGCTTCCCGATCGTGCTGATCATCCTCGCCGCGCTCGTCCTGATCTACTCGTTCGTGTCGAAGTCGACGATCTACGGCCGCCACGTCTTCGCGATCGGCGGCAACCTCAACGCCGCCATGCTCTCGGGCGTCAAGGTCAAGCGCCGCATCTTCCAGGTGTACGTGAACATGGGCCTGCTGACCGGCATCGCCGGCATCGTCTTCTCGTCGCGTACCAACGGCGCGCAGCCGGCCGCCGGTAACGGCGTCGAGCTCGACGCCATCGCCGCCTGCTTCATCGGTGGCGCGGCCGTCACCGGTGGTGTCGGCACCGTCATCGGCGCCATGGTCGGTGGCCTGGTGATGGCCGTCATGTCGAACGGCATGCAGCTGCTGGGCTTCCAGCAGTACATGCAGCAGATCGTCAAGGGCCTGGTGCTCCTGCTCGCGGTCGCGTTCGACGTGTGGAACAAGCGTCGCGCGGTCAGCGCCAAGGCCTGA
- a CDS encoding long-chain-fatty-acid--CoA ligase: MTIDDDMPQPWVRHYQPGVPAQIELPTDSLVSLYERSVREAADSIALDFFGRTTTYAELGDQIERAAEGLRRLGVKTGDRVALILPNCPQHVVAFYAVQRLGAIVVEHNPLYTARELRHLFEDHGARVVIAWDAAVSKLREQPADVQLDHIVAVNLLKAFPTVKRLALQLPLKKLRATRAKLTQPAPGTMSWEKLLSAPRIAADHPRPSVDDLAVIQYTSGTTGQPKGAMLTHSNLFANARQGEAWMHGAEYRKEVFYAILPMFHAFGMTLFMTYGVLKQARLVLFPSFDVDMVLDTAKKTPPTVYCAVPPIYEATAKRAKERGISLRSAKYCISGAMALQDDIVELWESVSGGLLVEGYGMTEASPVCLGNPFADTRRTGTIGVPFPSTWMKVVDPDDPTVEVLQGERGELLIHGPQVFQGYWMNDEETTRTLLPGGWLRTGDVVTVDEDGFTTIVDRVKELIITGGFNVSPSEVEQVLLAHPKVRAAAVVGMPNEEVGGERVIAAIHPEEGSDVTYAELRAWCRERLTGYKTPREFYVVGELPKSMLGKVLRAQVKEQLGSLTPLPH; this comes from the coding sequence ATGACCATTGACGACGACATGCCCCAACCCTGGGTGCGTCACTACCAGCCCGGGGTACCCGCACAGATCGAGTTGCCAACCGACTCGCTCGTGAGCCTCTACGAGCGCTCCGTGCGGGAGGCGGCAGACTCGATCGCGCTGGATTTCTTCGGCAGGACGACCACGTACGCCGAGTTGGGCGACCAGATCGAGCGCGCCGCCGAGGGGCTCCGACGCCTCGGCGTCAAGACCGGAGACCGCGTCGCGCTGATCCTGCCGAACTGCCCCCAGCATGTCGTCGCGTTCTATGCGGTGCAGCGACTCGGCGCGATCGTCGTCGAGCACAACCCGCTCTACACCGCCCGCGAGCTGCGCCACCTCTTCGAGGACCACGGCGCCCGCGTCGTCATCGCCTGGGACGCGGCGGTCTCGAAGCTACGCGAGCAACCTGCCGACGTGCAGCTCGACCACATCGTCGCGGTCAACCTCCTCAAGGCGTTCCCGACGGTGAAGCGCCTGGCGTTGCAGCTGCCCCTGAAGAAGCTCAGGGCGACCCGCGCGAAGCTCACGCAGCCTGCCCCCGGCACCATGTCCTGGGAGAAGCTGCTCAGCGCGCCGCGCATCGCGGCCGACCACCCCCGCCCCTCCGTGGACGACCTGGCCGTCATCCAGTACACCTCCGGCACGACGGGGCAGCCGAAGGGGGCGATGCTCACGCACTCGAACCTCTTCGCCAACGCGCGCCAGGGCGAGGCGTGGATGCACGGAGCCGAGTACCGCAAGGAGGTCTTCTACGCGATCCTGCCGATGTTCCACGCGTTCGGCATGACGCTGTTCATGACCTACGGCGTCCTCAAGCAGGCCCGCCTGGTGCTGTTCCCGTCGTTCGACGTCGACATGGTCCTCGACACGGCGAAGAAGACCCCGCCGACGGTGTACTGCGCCGTCCCGCCCATCTACGAGGCCACCGCCAAGCGGGCCAAGGAACGCGGGATCTCGCTGCGCTCGGCCAAGTACTGCATCTCGGGCGCCATGGCGCTGCAGGACGACATCGTAGAGCTGTGGGAGTCCGTCTCCGGCGGACTTCTCGTCGAGGGCTACGGCATGACGGAAGCCTCCCCGGTGTGCCTCGGCAACCCGTTCGCCGACACGCGCCGCACGGGCACGATCGGCGTACCGTTCCCGAGCACCTGGATGAAGGTCGTCGACCCCGACGACCCCACCGTCGAGGTCCTGCAGGGGGAGCGCGGCGAGCTTCTGATCCACGGCCCGCAGGTGTTCCAGGGCTACTGGATGAACGACGAGGAGACCACCAGGACGCTGCTGCCCGGCGGCTGGCTGCGCACCGGCGACGTCGTCACGGTCGACGAGGACGGCTTCACCACCATCGTCGACCGCGTGAAGGAGCTCATCATCACCGGCGGCTTCAACGTCTCGCCGTCGGAGGTGGAGCAGGTGCTGCTCGCCCACCCGAAGGTCAGGGCCGCGGCGGTCGTCGGGATGCCCAACGAGGAGGTCGGCGGCGAGCGCGTCATCGCGGCGATCCACCCGGAGGAGGGATCCGACGTGACCTACGCCGAGCTCCGCGCCTGGTGCAGGGAGCGACTGACCGGCTACAAGACGCCCCGCGAGTTCTACGTGGTGGGCGAGCTGCCCAAGTCGATGCTCGGCAAGGTGCTGCGCGCGCAGGTGAAGGAGCAGCTCGGCTCCCTCACCCCGCTGCCGCACTGA
- a CDS encoding CNNM domain-containing protein has translation MIALETNGWTVAWITVLIIFLSACFVAAEFAMMAAKPHRLEERATTAAGRAALKNSHELTLVLAGAQLGITVCTLALGAITKPAVHHALMPFLERGMSTVVADVVAFVLALVIVTFLHLVVGEMAPKSWAIAHPERSSVLLALPLRGYMWLTRPVLKAMNVAANWMVRRAGAEPTDELTQGQDAAGLRHLVEHSANVGALDGAYQGSLASVLALRETTVREMLPASQVLAAVPVDATLADVQATTRATRHLRVLVRDGETTVGVVHVRDTLLEPDLSRPATELMREPVKLPADTGLASALATIRAERTQLAIVTDGDVELGVLTFEDVLPGLMPSALLGDAAATPAH, from the coding sequence ATGATCGCCCTGGAGACGAACGGCTGGACCGTCGCCTGGATCACGGTCCTGATCATCTTCCTCAGCGCCTGCTTCGTCGCGGCCGAGTTCGCCATGATGGCCGCGAAGCCGCACCGATTGGAGGAGCGCGCGACGACCGCGGCGGGTCGGGCCGCGCTCAAGAACTCGCACGAGTTGACGCTGGTGCTCGCAGGCGCACAGCTCGGCATCACCGTCTGCACGCTGGCGTTGGGCGCCATCACGAAGCCCGCGGTGCACCACGCGCTGATGCCGTTCCTGGAGCGCGGCATGTCGACGGTGGTCGCCGACGTGGTCGCGTTCGTGCTCGCGTTGGTCATTGTCACGTTCCTGCACCTCGTCGTCGGCGAGATGGCCCCGAAGTCGTGGGCCATCGCGCACCCGGAGCGGTCGTCGGTGTTGCTCGCTCTCCCGCTGCGCGGCTACATGTGGCTGACGCGCCCCGTCCTGAAGGCGATGAACGTCGCGGCGAACTGGATGGTGCGTCGGGCCGGCGCGGAGCCGACCGATGAGCTCACGCAGGGCCAGGACGCGGCCGGGCTCAGGCACCTTGTCGAGCACTCCGCGAACGTCGGGGCCCTCGACGGCGCCTATCAGGGGTCGCTCGCCTCGGTGCTGGCGCTCAGGGAGACGACGGTGCGGGAGATGCTGCCCGCGTCGCAGGTGCTGGCCGCCGTGCCCGTCGATGCGACGCTGGCCGACGTGCAGGCCACCACCCGGGCCACCCGTCACCTGCGGGTGCTCGTCCGCGACGGTGAGACCACCGTCGGGGTGGTGCATGTGCGCGACACCCTCCTGGAGCCCGACCTGTCCCGCCCCGCCACCGAGCTGATGCGTGAACCGGTCAAGCTGCCTGCCGACACGGGGCTCGCATCGGCGCTCGCCACCATCCGCGCGGAGCGCACGCAGCTGGCGATCGTGACCGACGGCGACGTCGAGCTGGGCGTGCTCACCTTCGAGGATGTGCTGCCCGGCCTGATGCCGTCGGCGCTCCTCGGCGACGCGGCCGCGACTCCGGCCCACTGA
- a CDS encoding hemolysin family protein, whose product MSPVVSLLVGIAVVLLITAATAYFVAQEFAYVAVDRSRLGSRAASGDQRAAATLDITRRTSFMLSGAQLGITVTGLLVGYVAEPLIGQAIGHLISGGALTAASVAIGGFVAIAFSTFVQMLIGELFPKNYAIARSGPVADALTPSTRVYLAVFGPLIWVFDKAAELLLRALRIEPVHDVESAVSATDLERVVADSRASGTLPDDIGTVVDRIIDFPRRDVEHAMVPRVKVGFMRASDTVADVRAAMATGHTRYPVLDDRDQVVGVVELVDVLDRPADSTARITTVTRTALLVPAVMPLPDAQVALRDAGLDLACVIDEFGSFVGIVTLEDLVEEIVGELVDEHDIDPTPFDDEWELAGDTPVDEAERRIGFKLPEGDYETISGLIIHQVGDLPDAGQRVELHLAPTPAQLALDPDAPERVVTFEVLEVTRHVPSRVRIVQGEEVSR is encoded by the coding sequence GTGAGCCCTGTCGTCTCGCTGCTCGTCGGGATCGCGGTCGTCCTGCTGATCACCGCCGCCACAGCCTATTTCGTCGCCCAGGAGTTCGCCTACGTCGCCGTCGACAGGTCCCGGCTCGGGAGCCGCGCCGCGTCCGGCGACCAGCGGGCGGCCGCCACCCTCGACATCACCCGCCGCACCTCGTTCATGCTCTCCGGAGCCCAGTTGGGGATCACTGTCACCGGGCTGCTGGTCGGCTATGTCGCGGAGCCGCTGATCGGCCAGGCCATCGGCCACCTGATCTCGGGCGGTGCGCTCACCGCAGCGTCCGTCGCCATCGGCGGTTTCGTCGCCATCGCGTTCTCCACGTTCGTGCAGATGCTGATCGGCGAGCTGTTCCCCAAGAACTACGCCATCGCCCGGTCCGGTCCCGTCGCGGACGCGCTCACACCGTCGACGCGCGTCTACCTCGCCGTCTTCGGGCCCCTGATCTGGGTGTTCGACAAGGCCGCGGAGCTGCTGCTCCGTGCGCTGCGCATCGAGCCGGTGCACGACGTCGAGTCGGCGGTCTCGGCCACGGACCTCGAGCGCGTCGTCGCCGACTCGCGCGCCAGCGGCACCCTGCCCGACGACATCGGCACCGTCGTCGACCGCATCATCGACTTCCCCCGCCGCGACGTGGAGCACGCCATGGTCCCGCGGGTGAAGGTCGGCTTCATGCGGGCCTCCGACACCGTCGCCGACGTCCGGGCCGCGATGGCCACCGGCCACACCCGCTACCCCGTCCTCGACGACCGCGACCAGGTCGTCGGCGTCGTCGAACTGGTCGACGTGCTCGACCGGCCCGCCGACAGCACCGCCCGCATCACGACCGTAACCCGAACCGCGCTGCTGGTGCCGGCCGTCATGCCACTGCCCGACGCGCAGGTCGCCCTGCGCGACGCCGGCCTCGACCTCGCGTGCGTCATCGACGAGTTCGGCAGCTTCGTCGGCATCGTCACGCTGGAGGACCTCGTGGAGGAGATCGTCGGGGAGCTCGTCGACGAGCACGACATCGACCCGACGCCGTTCGACGACGAGTGGGAGCTCGCCGGCGACACCCCGGTCGACGAGGCCGAGCGCCGCATCGGCTTCAAGCTGCCCGAGGGCGACTACGAGACCATCTCGGGCCTGATCATCCATCAGGTCGGCGACCTGCCCGACGCCGGGCAGCGCGTCGAGCTGCACCTCGCGCCGACGCCCGCGCAGCTCGCCCTCGACCCCGACGCCCCCGAGCGCGTCGTGACCTTCGAGGTGCTGGAGGTGACCCGCCACGTGCCGTCGCGGGTCCGCATCGTCCAGGGCGAGGAGGTCTCCCGATGA
- a CDS encoding ribose-phosphate diphosphokinase → MKSIVVFSGSAHPQLADDICDHLGIDRSPAKISRFSNDCLQAQLLTNCRQRDVYIVQPLVPPTQEHLMELLLMIDAARGASAGQITAVMPHYAYARSDKKDAARISLGGRLVADLLSTAGVDRVLTMALHAPQVHGFFSVPVDHLTALGVLAEHFRQRDLRNTVIVSPDLGNAKQATLLARKLGLPVAAGSKQRLADDRVVIESIVGDVAGKRAIVLDDEIATGGSIVEIVNRLGDFGCEEISVACTHGLFAGNAVEKLTSHARISEVVTTDTVPTPQDFPGLTTLSVARLFAQAIGRIHRGRSVSRLFNDVDPSYARPEAEGLF, encoded by the coding sequence GTGAAGAGCATCGTCGTATTCTCCGGATCCGCCCATCCACAGCTAGCCGACGACATCTGCGACCACCTGGGCATCGACCGATCTCCCGCGAAGATCTCCCGCTTCAGCAACGACTGCCTCCAGGCCCAACTGCTGACCAACTGCCGCCAGCGCGACGTCTACATCGTCCAGCCGCTGGTGCCCCCGACGCAGGAGCACCTGATGGAGCTCCTGCTGATGATCGACGCGGCCCGCGGCGCGTCGGCCGGCCAGATCACCGCCGTCATGCCGCACTACGCGTACGCACGTTCCGACAAGAAGGACGCGGCCCGGATCTCGCTGGGCGGCCGTCTCGTGGCGGACCTGCTGAGCACCGCCGGCGTCGACCGGGTGCTCACGATGGCGCTGCACGCCCCGCAGGTGCACGGCTTCTTCTCCGTGCCCGTCGACCACCTGACCGCCCTGGGGGTGCTGGCCGAGCACTTCCGGCAGCGGGACCTGCGCAACACCGTCATCGTCTCCCCCGACCTCGGCAACGCCAAGCAGGCGACCCTGCTCGCACGGAAGCTCGGCCTGCCGGTGGCGGCCGGCTCGAAGCAGCGACTCGCCGATGACCGCGTGGTCATCGAGTCGATCGTCGGCGACGTCGCCGGCAAGCGCGCCATCGTGCTCGACGACGAGATCGCCACCGGCGGGTCGATCGTCGAGATCGTGAACCGCCTGGGCGACTTCGGCTGCGAGGAGATCTCGGTCGCCTGCACGCACGGGCTGTTCGCCGGCAACGCCGTCGAGAAGCTCACGTCGCACGCACGGATCTCGGAGGTCGTGACCACCGACACCGTTCCGACGCCCCAGGACTTCCCCGGCCTGACGACGCTGAGCGTCGCGCGGCTGTTCGCCCAGGCGATCGGACGGATCCACCGCGGCCGGTCGGTCAGCCGGCTGTTCAACGACGTCGACCCCTCCTATGCGCGCCCGGAGGCGGAGGGACTCTTCTGA
- a CDS encoding MFS transporter translates to MNSFAHSRMAWVVWGIGVFAYAVAVMHRGALGVAGLEAAAHFGTTAGVVSTFVVLQLAVYAVAQVPVGAMLDRFGSRAIITTGSLITGVAQVLLAVVDDLPLAYLARILLGIGDACIFNSVLRLLPRWFTPRAVPVLSQVTGMAGAVGQIAAVGLVLPLIQHLGWTQGLLVATISSAIAASMALLGIRDAPPGQEASTVADSWREMPRQVAGVLKHPATQLGFWIHFTCGFTYNTFVFMWGMPYLVISQGLTQPVAGVLFTLLSVAGMVAGPIIGTLTARHPLRRSTLALLVVGALVVTWTAVLLWPGRAPLALLVLLVLVIAVGGPGTGIGFDFPRTSLPHTRLGAANGVVIAGSFTGSTVLILLMGVFLDLISGGRGSYTADELRLAWTLQAPFFIVGVAGILTTRNALRRRMADDGVIVPTWREVADRIRRSRS, encoded by the coding sequence TTGAACAGCTTCGCGCACAGCCGGATGGCATGGGTGGTGTGGGGGATCGGCGTCTTCGCGTACGCCGTGGCGGTGATGCACCGCGGGGCGCTCGGCGTCGCCGGACTCGAGGCCGCCGCCCACTTCGGCACCACGGCGGGCGTCGTGTCGACGTTCGTCGTCCTGCAGCTCGCCGTCTACGCCGTGGCGCAGGTGCCCGTCGGCGCCATGCTCGACCGGTTCGGTTCCCGCGCGATCATCACCACAGGGTCGCTGATCACGGGGGTCGCCCAGGTGCTCCTCGCCGTCGTCGACGACCTCCCGCTCGCCTACCTCGCCCGCATCCTGCTCGGCATCGGCGACGCCTGCATCTTCAACTCCGTCCTCCGGTTGCTGCCGCGCTGGTTCACGCCCCGCGCGGTACCCGTCCTGTCCCAGGTGACGGGCATGGCCGGGGCGGTCGGCCAGATCGCCGCCGTCGGCCTGGTCCTGCCGCTCATCCAGCACCTCGGCTGGACTCAGGGCCTCCTCGTCGCGACGATCAGCAGTGCCATCGCCGCCTCCATGGCGCTGCTGGGCATCCGCGACGCGCCGCCGGGGCAGGAGGCGAGCACCGTCGCTGACTCCTGGCGTGAGATGCCCCGCCAGGTGGCGGGCGTCCTGAAGCACCCGGCGACGCAGCTCGGGTTCTGGATCCACTTCACCTGTGGCTTCACCTACAACACCTTCGTGTTCATGTGGGGGATGCCGTATCTGGTGATCTCGCAGGGCCTGACGCAGCCCGTCGCCGGCGTGCTGTTCACGCTGCTGTCGGTCGCCGGCATGGTCGCGGGCCCCATCATCGGGACGCTGACGGCGCGCCACCCGCTGCGTCGCAGCACTCTCGCCCTCCTGGTCGTCGGCGCCCTCGTCGTCACCTGGACAGCGGTGCTGCTGTGGCCCGGCCGGGCGCCGCTGGCGCTGCTGGTCCTCCTGGTCCTCGTCATCGCCGTCGGCGGCCCGGGCACGGGCATCGGGTTCGACTTCCCCCGCACCTCCCTGCCGCACACGCGGCTCGGAGCCGCGAACGGCGTTGTCATCGCGGGCTCGTTCACCGGAAGCACCGTCCTGATCCTGCTGATGGGCGTGTTCCTCGATCTCATCTCCGGAGGACGAGGCAGCTACACGGCCGACGAGCTCCGGCTCGCCTGGACACTCCAGGCTCCGTTCTTCATCGTCGGCGTCGCGGGCATCCTGACCACCCGGAACGCGCTGCGCCGGCGCATGGCCGACGACGGCGTGATCGTGCCGACGTGGCGCGAGGTGGCGGATCGGATCCGACGATCCCGCTCCTGA
- a CDS encoding NAD(P)-dependent alcohol dehydrogenase: MPEVAAYAVDSPDGRFHPTTITRREPGPTDVFFEIRYAGICHSDIHTARGEWGHTDYPLVPGHEIAGVVMKVGSEVTKFQPGDRVGVGCFVYSCGECDPCQRGEEQFCTSRPGTVWTYGGRDWDGVPTAGGYSKGITVDQDYLMRVPETMALEHAAPLMCAGITTYNPLKRWGAGPGKRVGIVGLGGLGHMGVQFAAALGAETIVLSRTLAKRDDSLRLGATDHVSTQDADRMKQLRGSFDIILSTISDGIDLDKILGLLKAHGVLINVGLPENPTTFSIGTLTGQARILAGSNIGGIAETQQMLDFCAQHSLAPMIEVIGADRIDEAYDNVVASKVRYRYVIDVATIGD, translated from the coding sequence ATGCCTGAGGTTGCCGCCTACGCCGTCGACTCGCCCGACGGTCGTTTTCACCCGACCACCATCACCCGTCGCGAGCCCGGCCCCACCGACGTGTTCTTCGAGATCCGCTACGCCGGGATCTGCCACTCCGACATCCACACCGCCCGCGGCGAGTGGGGGCACACTGACTACCCGCTGGTCCCCGGCCACGAGATCGCCGGTGTGGTCATGAAGGTGGGCTCGGAGGTCACGAAGTTCCAGCCCGGCGACCGCGTCGGCGTCGGCTGCTTCGTCTACTCGTGCGGCGAGTGTGATCCCTGCCAGCGTGGCGAGGAGCAGTTCTGCACCTCCCGGCCGGGAACCGTCTGGACCTACGGCGGCCGCGACTGGGACGGCGTCCCGACCGCCGGCGGCTACTCGAAGGGCATCACCGTGGATCAGGACTACCTGATGCGGGTCCCCGAGACCATGGCGCTGGAGCACGCCGCCCCGCTGATGTGCGCCGGGATCACCACCTACAACCCGCTGAAGCGCTGGGGCGCGGGCCCGGGTAAGCGCGTCGGCATCGTCGGCCTGGGCGGGCTCGGCCACATGGGCGTGCAGTTCGCCGCCGCGCTGGGCGCCGAGACCATCGTGCTCAGCCGCACGCTGGCCAAGCGTGACGACAGCCTGCGCCTCGGCGCGACGGACCACGTCTCTACGCAGGACGCCGACCGCATGAAACAGCTACGCGGCAGTTTCGACATTATCTTGTCGACCATCTCCGACGGCATCGACCTCGACAAGATCCTCGGCCTGCTCAAGGCCCACGGCGTGCTGATCAACGTCGGGCTCCCCGAGAACCCGACGACGTTCTCGATCGGCACGCTGACCGGTCAGGCGCGCATCCTCGCCGGGTCGAACATCGGCGGCATCGCCGAGACCCAGCAGATGCTCGACTTCTGCGCGCAGCACAGCCTCGCGCCGATGATCGAGGTCATCGGGGCGGACCGGATCGATGAGGCCTACGACAACGTCGTGGCGTCGAAGGTGCGCTACCGCTACGTGATCGACGTCGCCACCATCGGAGACTGA